Part of the Kryptolebias marmoratus isolate JLee-2015 linkage group LG20, ASM164957v2, whole genome shotgun sequence genome, GtttccacacacacaggccAGCTTCATCTTGTTACAGCAACGCTGCCTAACCCTCCTCAGGAATACGAGGCACCGCAGCGGGTGAAACTCGTAACGTTAGCGTCACTGGAGAGTTCGAACATGAGGTAGGAGGGGCTCTGTAGAGACGGGAGGCCGACGTTCTTTAATGGCCATGGAGCCAGGCCGTGGGAACTGGGGGTGCTACAGCACCACTAGTGGACGACAAGAAATAATGTGCCAATAATAAAGAAttgaaacaataaatgaaggaataaataagttttaaacacatatcTACTACTTTTATGTAATGTGCGTTGTTAACCAAATTATATGTTTGTAGCAATTAATAATAGGGGGAATCTGgaagatttgttttcttctcaaacATACACAAGGAAAGAAATGGCAAAACTCAACACCCGTTCCCTTAGCAccatgctgccaccaccatgctccaCTGAGGCATTATCAGCTCCATGAGAGGGGTTGAATACATATACATGCACCACGTTTTTCACCCATTCACCTTCATTAATCTGCAGTATTTTGTGTAGGTCtattatttcctgttcaaaaaaagatgcatttaaaTTCCAGCTTTTGAGACAAAATAATGACTCTTAAAAGGGGTCAATACTTTTGCTACTCTGTGCATAATTGGCCTGCCGTCGTCATCGACCTCCTAGGTGTTTTCTGCCCCCCTCCAAGCATGGAGTCTCACAGCGTCGTTCAggtaagtgttttatttacacaaccACATGTTGATATATCAATTTAATTTCCAGATGAAGTTAATGATGCGGTAGCTGAGCCGAACCGGAGCGTGCTCTCTTCCTCTGGCGTGAACACAACACAGCATACTGGGTGTTCGCTCTACATGATGTTTGTCGGACTTTTACACTTAGgtaaatggaacaaaacaaacccaaaaaaacctaaaattaaaagaaaaaaaaacgaaccaAAAATGAATCCAAGCAGGCGTTTGGTGTCAGCTGCAGAGGAGCGTCCCTTCGAACGGCGACGGGCTCTGGAAATGTCCTTTAAAAACGCAGTTCAAGTATGCACAGATGCCAGGTGGGAATCATTCACATGGTaactaaaagcaacatttatagCAGCAAACTGAGAACAGCTCTTCGGAGGAAACGAACTGAGAAACTAAGAAGCGAGGAGGAGCTTCGTTATAATATATCATGTTAGTGAGCGCCGTCTCCCGAACGTGAAATGTACAGTTATTTGCCTCCCTCCCGCTGGctccggggggggggggggttcaggtGCAGTCTTTAGACACATGGAGACATCCACATCGACACGGTGTTGCAACATTACTTCCCTCGGACGTTCTCTTACCTGAACAAACAAGCATTAAGACTGATAACCAAAAcgaaccaaaagaaaaaaaaaaaaaaatagaatccACTTTCCGCTGGGTGGAGATGAGTTTGATTTGTAAAGAACTAGGCCTCGCTGTGGTGCTTCAAACCAAATCTGAGCGGGACCTGGAGCCGAAGTGCAAATCTAACCAAGTCCTGCCACGGTGGCGTGATCTTTGCCAGACTAAAATTTGATGAAACTGAACTGCAAGTAGTTAATATCTGAACCACTGCCGACTACAGAAGGTTTATGTTGACCCACATCCTGCCGTGAGTAGGCGGGGGGAGAATGTGGAGCTACGAGGTTTCTAGGAGGTCCTAGAAATCCTAACGTGTTAATTCAGTCTCgcttctcttttgtttcttgctttgAAACACCTCTCTTCGTTCTCCTTCGCGTCAGTCTTTAATTTccttctctctcacacacagtcGAGTTCAAGCGCGACagtctttctcctcttcttgtTCGGagtttccactttgtttttttgttttttttcagttctgtcagatgAACAGGAACAGCtcggggagaaaaaaaaaaaaaagaaaagaaaaataaaagaaatccacGTCTAAAATTCTCCGACTGCGACCGTCACGCCTCGACATCGACCTGAAGGTGAGATGAGTCAGTAGGCGGGGAGAGATGAGGCGGAGGGCTGCAGGGAGCCGGACGAGTTGGAGCGTCTCATGTGAGGGAGAAGGTAGGAGTCCGAGCACAGCTGGTGGACGTCGAAGCGGTCCTCCTTGCGATAGGCCAGGCAGCGGCGGATGAACGCCTGCAGAACAGGACATGTTGTATGAGAGCCCAACACAGGAGAGACGTTTCAACTCTGAAACATGGGTGTGGTGCTACACAGAGTCAAAAATCTACCACATTTAGCTGTCTACCTTttgaggaaggaaaaaaaaaaaggatgctacaagacaacaaaaaatgcCAACTTCACGtcattttgttaagtttttcaTATCGAGGATAAAGTCTGAACGTGACCTTTACAAACCCTGATGAAGGTCAATGAATATCGGCATGGTctgaatgattgtttttgtgagGCAGGATGGCTGAATGTTTGAAACACAGAGCGGTTCATTTTGACCGAGCATCTAAGTGGCACCGAACATTTTCTAACTTCAACCATGATCACATGTCAAAAACATGCTGATGCACCAACCTGGACGGTCAAACATGATGGCCTATGATGTTCAACCATGTTGGACAAGACCAAAGAAAGATAACTATAACTATAACAAGCTAAACTAATGTTTGGAACTGAGCACAAGGAAAAGAGGTGGGAGAATTTTATGGTGAGACCAGAGAAATATTGTTCCCTTTGGTCCCAATAACCAGAGATTTGTTTAGACTAGTAAAGGTGAGGATTTAACACGATTAACAATTCCAAGTGTGAGGCACGGTGGTGGTAGCTTCATGCTGTGGTTATTGCCAGGGGAACTGGTGGATTGTACAAGAGATGGAACAACCTCAGACTTCTTccgaaacaaaaaaacaccaatcaAAACcattacaaattaaaggcctagcattccttagaGAAATCGCCCACCACCTGTCACCAAATGatcgtcttatgttgagaaataaagcTGGAGCCATATTGGTCACGACCtcaagctcaaagtatgtgctgtgaatgactctcagctcctaccacatcaaacttgaGCTCAACAGTTTGAAAACATGCTGAATTATAATGATTTatgcggccatcttaaactggactGAGTGGTCACGTTCTGAGAGCGGTGTCACCTTGGCCTCTGTGCTGGCCTGGGGTTTAGCCGGGAACTGGACCTCTGTGGCTTTGAGGATGGTGTTTTCCTGAAGGATGTCCTGCTGCGACTGATTGTGGCCAAATGGCTGTGAAAACACCAGAGAGCATCATCTTTAAtcaacacctgctttaaacaCAACcgcccctccctccccctccagAGTGCGTGCGGCGCTGATGGCGTACCTTGCGTCCGTACAGACACTGGAAGAAGATCACTCCCACAGACCAGACGTCCACCTTGTTAGAGATTTTAGGCGGTTCCTTCCCCACGACAAAACACTCCGGCGGGAGGTACCtgagcagacacacacacagaatcacATTTGTTACACGAGCAACTAAAGTGTTCATATTTATGAATAATGTTCCAAATATAGAATAAATTTAACTGGTTTTCTTCAGTCCAGGTCATGTAATGCTAACAAACTGAGTAAAAGATGATTTCTGAGTCTCACCAGTAGGTGCCTGCCCCCTGTGACGTCAGGTCCATCCCATCCACGCCGTAGTTGTCATCATCCATTATCTTGGACAGACCGAAGTCTGTGATTTTGATTTCGCCACATGCCGTACCGTCGACCAATAAGATGTTGCCTGTGCAGAACATGGGACAGTAAGACTCGGCGTTTGACAGGGAGACCAACCCAAGGCGGCGCCGGCTTCCTGATGGTCGCGAACCTGGTTTGAGGTCGTAGTGGATGATGGGGGGCTTGATTTCGTTGAGGTAACGCAGGGCGCTGACGATCTGCATGACGATGGAGCGGGCCTCCTTCTCGGACATCAGCTTGTTTTGCTTCAGGTAGAAGTCCAGGTCGTTTCCTTCACAGAACTCGAGGACTGTGCAGAATCTGATAAAGAGAGACGCGTTTTCAGACAGGGGGAGACGTGCCATGAAAAAAAGAGTATTTGCAAAGCATTCTTGTAACATCAACATAAGTGTTGAAGTATATTATGACAAACAGGCTAAATAGACCATTTGGCATCTTTACAAATGTCTGATTTTAACATCTTTAGTCCAAGTATTCCTTGGTAGGTAGCAAGTATCCGTGTTGAGGCCAACCTTTAATTTATGATGATATTCTTATTAGTAGCTAGTGGAAGCAGCCATGCTGAATGTTCCTACATCCAGGTAAGGGGAGGGTGAGGTGGGGGGGGGATCCCATGGGTACATGACCTCTGTAGGTACTTAACTTCCCCTCCCCACATATGTAGGTCAGAAGTCAGGactttctgctcctcctctgtaATATCAGCTGCTCAGCTTGACCTTCACTCGTGAACACAGGAATATAGTTTACCAACACGTTTTCAGACCGGGTAAAGTAAAATTAGCTGCCAGCTCCTGTTTTGGCTCTGAGCGAGCAACAAAAGACAAGTTAATCTCCCAAAAACAACTTCCAATATCAGGACATGCCGAGACTCAACCAGCCGCACTTCTGCTCGACGGTTTTTATTATCCACTCCGTGCGGAGCCGTTTAAACCGACGTCCTCGGAGTTTCACATCAGCCATCTTAGGATGTGTGAGCAGAGCAGGGCTGCAGCtagcagaggtcagaggtcactcaCGTGTCAGTATCCAGGGAGAAATAGTCGTACAGTTTGACTATTCTGGGATGGTCCAGCTGCTTGTGTATCCGGTATTCCCTGCACGCATGCCTGGAAAGGAAGAGGAGTCAGAGTGTGCGCCGACAGGGGCAGCGTTTGTCTTTCTGACAGGCTCAGACCTGACATTTACATGCGTCTGTGGTGACCTGATCACAAGTAAAAAGCTGGAAATGCGCCAGTTTGTAACCGTATTTTTGATAATTACTTCAAATCTTTTGCTCCTGCCCTACAGCTTCATTatatccaatttaaaaaaaaaagaaagtccaaaaGAAAAGTTCAGCACAACCTTAACATCCGCTGGGAAAAGGGCCAAATATTGTGCGTCTCTCGGTGTGCAGGTGAGACCTACTTGTGGTAgttttccttcttctcctctctccaGTTCTTGTTGAGCTGGTGGATTTTAACAGCTGCGTAGCGCTGCTCGAACAGGTCAAAAGCCTGAAACAGAAAGCAGACACCTCGTCTTCAAAACGCTCTTCTctacagacaggaagtgaagaagaagaaagggtCCAGCAGACGATACCTTGTAGACTTCACTGAAGCCGCCTCTGCCCAGCAGGTGCAGCAGCAGGTACCTCTCATTCAGAGTCGGGTGGTCTTTGAAACTGCAAGGAGAACAAACCGCCGGTCAAACGaactacatttaatttttaaggaCAGTTGTTTACTTTGTCTCCGTTTTCTCAGCTGAACGATATCAGCGGTGCTACGTGTCACTCTATGTCTGACGACTCCAGCTGATCTGCTCAGTCAGACAGATGTTCTGCCTCTGTGTAATCTGACACATCCTGTCCTGCCTCGTAGTTGTCATTAGGTGAAAAGGATGGCAAACCGCAGACAGGGATGGATGCAAcacagatttttaattaaatgacaTTAAGTGATAAAAACTGTCCTAAGGTGGCGAGTTGTAAAAACACTCAATGTCGCGTTTGCTCAAACTTCTACCAAAGCTTTACAGTTCTATTCAGCGATTTCCTCCCTGATTCTCAGAACTGGGATCGCTCTGACTGCTGCTTACTGTCGGCACTCCAACCGTCCCCTACATGTCCTTTTTGTGTGACGACAATAAGACATCAGCTTTGGGCCACTTCATCTGAAACTATTACAAAGATTTGCATCAAACTTGCATCTCTGTCACCACGAATGAAAACTGGACTCTCCAGCTACATTCCTCGAGCTCTGAAAGGagtgttttgttgcatttctggcagattttttttttttttttattgaatgttttCCATTTGAATTATTCAGATTCCCTATTTGATGATGTAACCGCATTTTACACCTAAAACGATGTATTATATGGTAGGTTAATAAACAATTCAATAGTAAAATATCaaactttttattaattttaacaaatttgaacaaaagtTGATGCTTTCTAAAGGTGCTTAAAACTGTAAATcatgtttataaataaacattttgtgtttgttgaaaataaagcACCTCGTCTGTTGCATGTGAAATCAAAGACACagtcctttttgtaaaataaaaatgtttgacatacaataaaaacttaataTCAGTTTACTTCTTACTGTATTTGTGGACATATTTGTTTCCACCAGAAGTTTTGCTGAACAGCACTACCTCTGCTTCACATAAAGCAGGAGTAGTTTCAGTATTCTTTGTAaagattttcttatttttcacgTACAGCTACAAACTATGAAACTCACGGCTCACTTTAGCTGATATGTTTTCACGCAGACGAGTAAGCTGACAGTCACTGTTAGCTTTTAGTGCTCGGGTCGTCACATTTTCTTGTAGTTTTAGTCAACCGTGCGCTGACAAAACTCCCCTAAAGTTGTTAACAGACACCGTTTAGATAATGTTCTGCTAtaatctgtgtgttttgggttaAATGCCAGAATTTCTGTCAGCCTCAAGGCTGCGGCTCTGTTTCAACTCTATAACCCGTCCCCTCCATTCATTCCCTCTTTACGTCACATCACACAGACAGGAGCCTGCGGAGGCCAGAATAGTCTCGTTTTTTGTGAACAAGACTACCTCCAACGGTACATATACGCCTGCCGGAAAACTAATGTAATCAAACTCCAAGGCATGAATCccctcacacaacaatcctgaacaCATGTGTCGAGAGctggagcacagacaaggttttcacaaaggaccttgacctttgacctcatgaccttaaaatcaatagggatcatccatGGCACataaggtgtccagctgtgcagtttgacatcccAGCAGTGCGACCCATCTTATGAGGGGCGTATAAAAACACAGCCGATCTTTAATAAAATCCAGATTTGTTCGATCACATCCACATAGATTCCGCAACATTCCGTGTTTTACATCACGGCGCCCTACAGAGACGGCCGTATCACAAGGCAGCACTCATCAGCGGGTTCCGTTCGGGGCACTCACGCCGAGCTGTCCTCGTTGTTTATCCTCTTCAGCTCTCTGATGTGAAGGTTCCTCACTCGCTCCAGCCTCTCCAGCTCCGCTTGGATCTCAGCCTCCTCCTGGACACACATGGGATCAAACGAAGACAAGAGTCACTATCAGCTGAGGACTTCCTGTGGGAACTCGGGCGTCGGATGAGACGAGCAGCAGTACGCGTAAGCTCTCTGACAGCAGAACTAGTTAACCTTTAATGTCACattcagttctttttaaaaggaCACTCACCTTCTTCAGGTGTCCAAGGCGAAGCTTGAAGATTTCTTCCTGCTCATGGTACTCAGCGAGTGTCAGgctgcaaaaaagaaatatggaGATCAGAGTCTTCTTAgggtttaaaaactgaaaacacacttCAGAGAAGATTAATTTTAGATACTAATCAGTCTGCAGTTCTACTGTAACGGTCCTCGGTGGATATAATTAAGTGTGAACGACTTTGACTCTGTAAATAGGTGACAACCAACCATCACATTCTTCACAGTCCAGCATCTTCCAGTTTCAACAtgtggttatttttgtttactcaCAGCTGAGGCAGGGAGGGCTTGAGGAAGGGGTCGGAGTCGTTGCCGTTGACCACCTTAGTTTTGCGCTGCTTGGGTTCAGATGTGGAGGCCACGGAGAGGGACGGAGACGCCGGGTTGGGGGGTTTCCTTTTGGCAAGCAGCTTCCTCTGTCGCTCGATGTCTTCCCTCTGCTGGTTGATGCTCTCCTGCTGCCTGCAAAGTGGGAAGGAGAAAGATAAGTTCAGACAGAACAAGATTAAATGAGCTCCGAAAACGTCTGAAGTCTCAAAGCATTTCGCTGCAAAACAAGCTGCACAAGCTCACTTGATCAGATTTTGAAATGCATATCCGTCGGTCCACTGCTCCGTGTAGGAGGCGCCGTGTCGGACGGTGGTGAAGTGGCCGAGGCGGAGGCGATCTCGCATGCTCTTCTCGCGACACGACTGCTTCTCCTGGGTGCTCTGCGGAAGAAAGACGGAGCGGGTTCACATCGGAGGAAGCGTCGCTTTTCAGCTGGAAGAAAATCTAAGAGCCCAACGTGATGAGCACCGACctaaagaggaaaataaattttaaaaaagacccCTTGgataaaatcaagaaaacaagtttgtatacaaataaatcaaataactCTGTAATTAGATCTGATTTACAGCAAGCCTCAACACAAACAATAATCCCAGTTTAAAAGAAAGGAGACCTgaggcaaataaaaacaaaacaaaaacaaccagaacaggATTTTGTTCCCTTAGGAGCTGTACCGCAACAGAGCTCAAAGTCTGAggaccacttttaaaaaaaaaaacagagacatgttTCTATTACGCTgttctgttttgggttttttttgtatcaagTTGAAATACGTAAGCTGCATGATGGATGCCAAGGAGCTGAAACAGAATATAAGATTTATGTGTCAGGAAATcgacaattaaaaacatcatcTTGTACTATGAAGCAAGTTCAACAGATCCAGGTTTTCTTTAAGAGATCCGGCTCATCTAATCCTGACAATGAAGAGGCTGGTTAGCTCTGTCACTTAACCCAAAGTTTTTGACTCCTGATCTGTAGGAATTCATGGAAAACGAGTGGAGCTGAAGTGAAACACGGCAATAACTTTTGCTCCAAATGAGGAACACAGATAAGTCGGTGgccttcttttaaataaaccagCCTCTGTAATGTTGcattaaaagtgattttaatcattctttcaaacattttataacatcTCTGTGGAACTAAACAAACCTACAGACAGGCACTTTGAACATGATGTGATCAGAtgctctcttttgttttgttttcatttacgttttaaaaaaatatatattttcaataaCGTTAATTCCCAGTCTAAAACTTTAAGGTGGTCATCTTCTGTTTCACACAGGTATTCAGTTCTTTGTGAAAGTTCCTGTGAGATATCtacaaaatcaaacacacacacacacccccgtggctttttcttcatttttaaatacactcGTTGGTTGAGAGCCAGCGCGTTGACATGTAGAATCTCTCATTTGGAAATTTATGCTGGAAACCTTACCTGCTCTTAAGCAAGTAAGGTTTCCAGcatctgttgccatggtgacagaCCCAGGTATGAAGTGAACCAGCTTTCTGACATGAAGTCACAGGATTACAGCTCCAGAGGAGGATAGAACTGGCAAGTCAGACTGAAGCTGTGCGCTATAAATCATTCAGTGaggtaaacatgtaaacaaagtaACGTTAGGAGAAATTTGGGTCGTTGTCAGTTTATATGTATACGCTATAAAGTATATAGTATTTATAATGTGTCACTGTGATAGTTCAAATTATTGTCTTGTgtgttttgaacaaaacaaaacaaaaaaagactcatATCATTTTGTATGTTTAGGTGATTACTGCACACCATTTGCAGCCTGGGTCACAAAGCGGTGAGCCGGGTGGGCTGATTAACATCAGTCATGTGGTTTAGCAAAAACGAAGTTGTTTCGCTGCCAAGATCCAAATGTGATGAATAAAGCCGAttactaaaaatgacaaattccAGGTGTCGTCTTAATTTCAGGTATTTTTTGTCTCCGTCGCACATTTATGTTGTCAGCTGTTAAATGACATCATAAACTTCGACAGCACTGATAGGTCGTCCTCATCCCGTCGGCTTTCTTTATACATTTAAGAGGAGGCTTCCCCCTTCCTGCTCGTGGTCACTTCGACCCGGATCATCGCCCAGCGGCTGACTTGAAGCCAAATCAACAACAAGTCTGTGGTCAGGATCCAACAGACTTGCTGGCGTTTCAGACcgagaagaaaacagacatcCTTCTGAGTGCCAGACATCTCACACGCCGACCTGATCATCAGCTTGGTGTTCAAAACCCCTCAGGCTTGAAGGTTTACTTTCTCTTTACCGTCACTCCGGCTCAGTCCAACAACACATACCTTCTCCATGAGCAGCTTCTTGCTCATGGTGATGCACTTGTTGAGCCTCTCCTTGTATTTCTCCAGGAGTTTTTGCTGTTCGTCAATCTGTCTCCGTAGGTCACAATTAGCCTGGTGAAAGGAGCACAGCATGAAACCAGGTATttcctgactgaaaaaaaagagtgaagaaaAGACTAAACGAAGACAGAACTCACTCTTAGCAGGTCATCTATTCGGCCCTCTTTCTTTTCCAGGTCCAGACTCTTGTTGCTCTCCAGAGCAGCAAGTTTCAGGCCCGTCAGCTCTGTctaggagagagaaaaaaaataaaacaaactcacgTACTGACCAATATGCAAAGCACGTCACTCGAATGGTGAAAAATTAgccccgtgtgtgtgtgttttctttgtgtgttgttATACCTGGACGCATTTGCTTAAAGAAGCTTTGAGACTGTGCTCCCCAAAGCACAGACTGGTGGGTGAGGAGCTATTCTGACGGAtctacagacacacacacacaaaaaaaggtcaaataaaatttaacaatgtacagagacaaaaatacaaCTCAGAGAAATCCTCACAATGGAGCCCGGAGCAGAGTGCGAGCTCTGTGGAGAGCGGCGAGCTGACGGGAGGCCTCGAACCGGACTGGAACCGTTTCCACCCTGGAACTTTGCAAAGAAGCTCAACGTAAGAGTCTGGTTGAAACGATCAGGTTTCGGACAAACCGGAGAAACTGCGTTACTCACATCAAAATAGTCACTGATCTTGGGCCCGCGGGTGGACGTCTTCCCTGCACAAAATATGATTACATGTAAGGGAAAGCCGGCAGGATGCAGCGTTAGCCTGAACTCCACGGTCAACATACCTTGACTGCTCTCAGAATAGGTATCGGCTTTCCTTTTCCTACCCCTGGACGATTCAGAGTGCTTCTTCTCTGGGGTCTGTGAATCGATATGGAATGAAAGAAGGAGGggagagagacggagagaaaaaaaaaaaggtgtgcaTATATCCCCTGTGTTTTAGCTAACAAAGCAGAAAACCAGCGCTGGGTGTTGAGCAGGAAAAGAGCAGGAGGAAGAAAGAGTACATACAGAGTAGGCAGGGGAGCTCCCTCTTTTCAAATCAGAGTTctaggaggagaggagaggagaggaaaaaggtGTAGGTGGTGGGACAGACAGAACCAAGAGTGGGTTGTGCATTTCAATACTTTACCGTACACACATGCGTTATAAAACACTCAGCCTAAATGTCTCCCTGTTACGTAACTGAGACTTAAATGAACGCCTCCGCGTGGGTGTTACCTCCGACTCTTTGTCGCTCGATGATCCCAGACTTCCATAGCTGTGGTTTGAGGATTCATTGGCCAGACCCTGCACAGACAGAGACGCTCAGACCCACAAATGGACAAATGCAGCAGGAGAACAGACAGCTCAGGTGTGTTGTGTAACGTCCCCGGCTTTAGGAAATTTACTCGGATGAACCAGCACGGGGCCTCCTGACTACCACGCCTGACAGGAATGCAGATTCATAGTTCTTAGGTGTGTCACTTGGCCTTTGTCCAAACTTCAGAGCCTTTCCAAGAACCAAGCGTcctttttcaaagaaaacaggaactttTAACCTGCTTTTCCACCATGGGAACCAGGGCTTGCTTTTTATTATGTCACCTTAAGGTTTGTGACGTAGAGACTTTCTTACCGGCACTGCTTCAAGACCAGCAACAAGCAAGCACTCGCTTGTTTCTGGTCTTAATGCTAATCAGGATTTTAACCTCATGGAAACAGACACCATGTAGTCGCTCAGGCTGTGAGAACaacttctttaaaatccacgagaaacgtgtgtgtgtgtgtgtctgtgtttccgTGCGCCGCCGTTACCTTGGCACCTCCGCTGGTGCTCCCGGTGCTGCCTCCCGTGTTGCCGCTGACAGCTCCTGTAAACCtggcctccagcagctcctgtcTCCTGGGGTCGAGGCTGTGCAGCTCCTCCATGGGGCCTGTGGCACGAAGACACGGGCGTCGTTACGCAAGACACTCAAGCCATCACCACTGCTACCACAACAAGAACACCGTAAACGGACCACCTGTTTGTCCACACCAAACTAACCTACATCACGCTTTTTCTTAGGCCGCCGCGGTAGCTCTTAGCATGACACGCAAGTCTCCATTTTGTGACGTGACGCTCAAGTAACCCTCGAGGGACAGGTAGACGGCGACACCGCTGGAGTGACGCTTGAAGTTTCGCCCAAGCTGAGATGATTTTTGCAGCGTACAGCGAAGTCAAAAAGATTCTGGCCTTTTCAGAGACAGCCCCCAACTAATGTAGAGCGACGCATGCGCACTTGGTGGTCCTACTGAAGCAGGGCATTCAGATGAAGAAAAAGCtcgttttttttggttttgttttttacctttcaaCGCCATCATCAACATATCCCACGAGCCTGGACCGTTTTAGCCGACATACGTGGAGGATCACACATGTGTGCAGTCTGTGCTCTAACACAAGCAGGGAGAGAGCGAGCGAGAGCCAACGCCGGtcctctgcttcctgctgcaAGTGTTTCCTTATTGGACATTTCCTGGCTGTCATCTTTACACAGCTTCTGGCACTGGGGCAGGCCTTAAAAGGCATAATGGAGATTATGAAACCCTGGAGCAGGAACAGTGAGCACCTACAGGGGTTATTGCAGGACAAATTAACAGATTTGAttttggaggaggaggaggggaattAATACATCTGCAGCCAGAGCATCACACAGTGATATTTTTAACTCGTGGTGGCAGATTTTGGTTGGAAACAACTTGTCATCAGTGTGGATTTAACTAAAACACTCACTGCAGCCAGCTGTTGACATCTATCAGGCATGTGAACGATGTCATGTCAGCGTGTAGACAGCAAGAAATAAGGAGGAAACGCGTGCAAAGTAAAgtagttaaaaagtaaaaaaaaaaaaaaaaaaaaaagaggaaattagCAGGGAGAGCACTGCTAGGTGCATTAATGGATGCAGTGTGGGGCCAAGCTGTTTATCTGCGAGGTGACAGGAGGCGAGTtaagtgcaacaaaaacaccgTCCTGTTTCCAAGAAGAAGCCCTTTGCAACATGGCAGTCGCTCAGGCGAACAACGAGCTAACACCAGCCTTTTGTATCACCGAGAGGCGCCCCGAGCCGAGCTGACAGCTGACGGTCGGCTCCCGATCCGCGGCATCAGAGGCAACTTCACCTCCGTTTTCACTTCGACAGGAAAAACGTCGGCTCGGCAGAAACAGGCTCCGGTTCCTCtcgtttaaaaacaacaaataaaatagagGGGGggacagttttctgttttgtttttttaagcagaacCGGAGCGCCTCGAGCTGCCGTACCTTCCTTGCTCTTCGCGGCCGCCGCTGCGTGTTGTTGAGAAACCGCCGGGGACGAGGAGAGCTGCGACCAAGATGGCGTCGCCTCCAAACTTCCACCACCACTTCCACTGTTACTTTGGACACTCATGAAGCCACTTTACCGCCGAGAGGAGCCACTGCTGCCG contains:
- the LOC108238296 gene encoding serine/threonine-protein kinase tousled-like 1-B isoform X4, translated to MSVQSNSGSGGGSLEATPSWSQLSSSPAVSQQHAAAAAKSKEGPMEELHSLDPRRQELLEARFTGAVSGNTGGSTGSTSGGAKGLANESSNHSYGSLGSSSDKESETPEKKHSESSRGRKRKADTYSESSQGKTSTRGPKISDYFDFQGGNGSSPVRGLPSARRSPQSSHSAPGSIIRQNSSSPTSLCFGEHSLKASLSKCVQTELTGLKLAALESNKSLDLEKKEGRIDDLLRANCDLRRQIDEQQKLLEKYKERLNKCITMSKKLLMEKSTQEKQSCREKSMRDRLRLGHFTTVRHGASYTEQWTDGYAFQNLIKQQESINQQREDIERQRKLLAKRKPPNPASPSLSVASTSEPKQRKTKVVNGNDSDPFLKPSLPQLLTLAEYHEQEEIFKLRLGHLKKEEAEIQAELERLERVRNLHIRELKRINNEDSSAFKDHPTLNERYLLLHLLGRGGFSEVYKAFDLFEQRYAAVKIHQLNKNWREEKKENYHKHACREYRIHKQLDHPRIVKLYDYFSLDTDTFCTVLEFCEGNDLDFYLKQNKLMSEKEARSIVMQIVSALRYLNEIKPPIIHYDLKPGNILLVDGTACGEIKITDFGLSKIMDDDNYGVDGMDLTSQGAGTYWYLPPECFVVGKEPPKISNKVDVWSVGVIFFQCLYGRKPFGHNQSQQDILQENTILKATEVQFPAKPQASTEAKAFIRRCLAYRKEDRFDVHQLCSDSYLLPHMRRSNSSGSLQPSASSLPAY